A window of Parabacteroides sp. FAFU027 genomic DNA:
AGTTGCGATAAGTACCGTCTTTTAGCTGAAACATCTCTACAAAGTTCTGGGTAGGCAGATTGGAACTATAACCGTTGAAAGGTGCGCCACGCGGCTTCCAGTTTACAAAGTTTCCATAATCAGTATACACGCCGGTCAGGATATACGGCATAATGATCTCTGTATTCCCCTTGGATGGCAGGTACTGATATGCCGCCGTAAAGTTTTTGGTAACATCGCCTACATTTGTCAGCTTCATGCCGTACAATTCGCAGGTATCGATAGTTGCTTTGATCTCATCAGCAGCAGTTTTCCATAGTTCTTTGTCGTATTTCATCAGACATATCAGGTTACTGTTGGTACCCAGATTGTCCATGTAGGGTCTATCGCTGTTAAATAAAGGACTTGCCATATACAACAACGTTCTGGCTTTGATCCCCATCGCCATGGCTTTGGAGGCGCGTCCGAAATCATTGCGGTCAGTGATAATAGCCGGAAAATCGGGCATGGCGATAACCTCGTCACAAAGCTGTACAATGTATTTGTAGGTATCTTCCAGCGAGGAACGGGGAATGGCTGATTCTTCGGTGGTAACAAAAAATTTCTTAGCCAGCGGCACTCCGCCATAACGCTTCATCAGTTCGAAATAATGCATGGCAATCATAGCCTTAGCTTCACCCTTGATCCTGTCTTTCTGTGCCTGAGTGGCATCCGGCACTTCATCGGTGCGCTGAAGCAACTTCCAGCCAATGCGGATGGCTTTATAATGGTATCCGAAGCGATCCTCACCCAGAGAATTGTTGGAAACCCACTCGGCAGCAACAGTTCCTTTGTTAAACTGGTGTGCCCCGTAGGCGCTCTGGGCATAATATCCACAGCCTATATCCGATGCGGCATCAAGTAAGGAGCGATCCAGGCGGGTGGAAGCAAATGGCATTTGGTTGACATTGTAGGTGTACATCGTCGAGAGATATTTCTCAACATTGGTCCGTTGGGTAAAGACTGAGTCTTCATTGAATTCCAGTACAGGAGGAAACTCCAGGTAGTTTTCGCATGCCGTAAAGGTCAGCATGAGGCAAAAGACGTGGAGCCCAAAAAGTATTTTTATTATTTTTTTCATACGATATTGCTATTATGATACTTCAAGATTCTATTGTCGTAAGCAAAGCCTACCCGTCAGAACTGTAAGTTGACTCCTAAGTTATACACCGCCAACTGTGGATAATTGATGTCCGAAATTTTTCCGTTTTCGGGATCTACAATTTTCAGCTTGTCCCACGTCAGGAGGTTCTGTCCACTCAGGTAAATCTTCAGGTTGCTCAGTCCCGCACGTTTGATCAGGCGGGTTTTGAAAGTGTATGAAACCTGAAGGTTTTTCAAGCGGAGATACGAGGCATCCCGTTGCCACAATGTGGAAGCATAATAATTGGACTGGTTGGAGTAGTTGACGGTCAAAATCGGTCGTGTAGCCGTAGCCGCAGTCTGTGGCGTCCATCTTTCATACTTCACCTCGTCAAGAATCTGCCCGTAAGCCAATCCCGGCTGTTGCATAAAACCGTCGACCATCACCGATACATTGGCAGTTCCCTGGAACAAAAAGTCAAGGTCAAAACCTTTGTAAGAGACTCCGCCTGAGAATCCGTAGTTGACCTCAGGGAAAGTAGGGTAACCAATAGGAATGCGGTCTCTGTCATTGATCACTCCATCGCCGTTGATGTCGGCATACTTGACATCTCCGGGTTTGGATACCCCTGAAAACTGTACGGGTGATTGTGCCACGTCGTTGGCATCCTTAAAGAAACCGATGAATTTATATCCGAACGGCTGTTCGTTGCGGCGACCTGTTTTTGCCAGATAAGGGTTCAGATAATCATACGCTTCATCAGTGTAAAGCACTTTGTTTCTTGCAAATGAATAGTTACCCTTCAGGCGATAATTCACAGATCCGATTTTGTCGTCCCAGCCCAATTCCAGCTCTACACCGCGGTTTTTCATGATACCGAGGTTTTCGACCGCACTTGTGGCTGCAAACATTGCCGGCACCGTATTCCGGGTACCCAGAATGTCTTTTCGCTTCTCGTAGAAATAGTCAAACGTCATGCTCAATCGTTGATTCAGCATCTTCAGGTCGAAGCCGTAATCCTGCTTACGCGCCTTTTCCCAGGTCACGTACTGGTTACCCAGCCTGTCTTCGGTATATCCGCCCATCGAGGTGTAATCCTCACTAAAACGGGCGCCATAGGATGCAATGTATTTTGAAGGATAATACAAGAAGCGAGAGCCTCCTTTGTCATTACCGACAATACCGTATGAAGCTCTGAGCTTGAAGTGGCTTACCAGATTGTCTGATATTATTTTCTTGAAAAATGGTTCGTCGGAAAGCAACCAACCTCCCGAAACAGCAGGAAAAAAACCAAACCGCCGTCCTGCAGCAAAGTTTTCAGAACCGTTGTACCCCAGGTTCAATTCAGTAAAATAACGGGAATTATAGTTGTAGGTGAAACGCTCTACCAGTCCTAAGTATGATACCGGAACAGCTGACGGATCATCTACGTTAAAACGCTGCTTGTTCTGGTTATAAAGCACCAGCTCCGAAATATTGTGCTTGTTGAAACTCTTTTCGTAGCTCAATCCGGCCTCCAGATACTCTTTGATACTGCGTGAACCAAATGAAGTACTGCT
This region includes:
- a CDS encoding RagB/SusD family nutrient uptake outer membrane protein translates to MKKIIKILFGLHVFCLMLTFTACENYLEFPPVLEFNEDSVFTQRTNVEKYLSTMYTYNVNQMPFASTRLDRSLLDAASDIGCGYYAQSAYGAHQFNKGTVAAEWVSNNSLGEDRFGYHYKAIRIGWKLLQRTDEVPDATQAQKDRIKGEAKAMIAMHYFELMKRYGGVPLAKKFFVTTEESAIPRSSLEDTYKYIVQLCDEVIAMPDFPAIITDRNDFGRASKAMAMGIKARTLLYMASPLFNSDRPYMDNLGTNSNLICLMKYDKELWKTAADEIKATIDTCELYGMKLTNVGDVTKNFTAAYQYLPSKGNTEIIMPYILTGVYTDYGNFVNWKPRGAPFNGYSSNLPTQNFVEMFQLKDGTYRNWDTDTITPINKPTYPYDNLDPRFKQLIAYNGEVLPELPTATLQIWDAENGNIANGGVNGKRGNAQFAYYLTKYIYGYLNNTSYTSPNQWRPFTPYMRLTEMYLNLAEALNEYYGDEDSKPVADVYARVNTIRARSGMPALNESLINTKAKMRVQIQKERAIELGFEDSRFFDLKRWKMGDTFKGPIYDLKVTKKNNGQYTYKKYIYETRPWFEHYYLHPFPPSEVNKLKGIIQNPGW